GGAAGCCCTGACGAGTCCCTGCTTGCGCTGACCTGTTCGGCTCACATCCATCACTCGCCCGTTTTCATCGAGAGCCAGATGGAAGCGTTCATCGCCCTGAATGCGGTGCAACGAGAGATGATAGTCCCGGCTGGCGACTGCCAGATGATGGAGCTTATCGGGGGAATTGGGATTTCTCAATCGACCCCACGAACCATCTCCGAGATAAAGGACGCCGTTCGCGTCGTAGAGTCCGTTAATCAGCGGTTTGGTGCGTTTGAAAGTATGGTCGTGATGTTCCAGCACAACCGGGACGCGGAAACGTTCGAAGAGCGGAACCCAATATTTGCGATTTTCCTCGCCCGTACCGGCGAGCGGGGGTTTTCCAATCTTTGCCGGTTCGCCCTCCATCTTGCGGAAAGAGGGATACGAGGGAACGTGGTTGATGGCGAACACGTTCGGGCTATCCTGCCGGGCTCGCAGAGTCGATTCCAACCAGTCCGCCTGTTCACCGCCGATCGCCGAAGTATGACCAGTGTCCAGCAGGATCAGGCTCAAGTAGTCGCCGAAGTCGAGAGAAGCATAGCCCGTTTCAGGATAGAGACCATCGAACAGTGCGTAGAAAAACGGGGCCTGCTCGCGCTTCTGGCCGTAGCCGCCGTTGGCAACTTCATGGTTGCCGATCCCCGCAATCAGCGGGATTAAGCGGCCATCGCGACCGATCATGTGTTTGCTGTAGTTTCGAAGAAACGCCAGACTAATATCGACCGATCGGCCGTTGTCGTAACCCAGGTCGCCCCCCACGATGGCGAACATGGGATCCTGCCGCGCGGCCTGAATGTTATTGGCAATCGTATGCTCATTAACGCCGCAGTCGCCGCCGGAAATGAAACTGATAGTATCGTTGGCCTTGGCGGGCATGGTCCGGAAACGATAACTGGGGGACTGCTTGCCGATGAAGAATTGGTAATCGGTGCCCGGTTTCAGACCGGTCAGCTCCGCGCGGAAGATCTTGTAATCCGTCATCGGATAGGGTTTCAGCACGGGAGATTGAGCAAAATACTGAACGGGTCCCAAGTTGGTACTGTTCAGGGCGTGGTAGTAAATATTGGTGTCGGCCGTTTCGCCCCTCACTCCCACCCACTGGATGGTCATGGTTGTCGTGGGATCGCGCTGCCAGGTCAGAAACAGCGTATTGGGGGTGAAGGTAGGGTCATCGGCGCGAGCGCGGTGAAATGCGTCGGAACCGAGAAAAGTCGATGCAGTTAGCCCGGTGAGAGAGGTGCCGAGAAACTGTCTGCGAGAAGCGGGAAACATGATCTCGAACTCTAGGTGGGAAAAGCGACTATTGTGGGTCTAGAGATACAAAATGAGAAATTTATGAGGCAATTCACCGTCTAGGGGATTTCAGCCAAAATTCTCAACGGTACCACCGGACTCTCTGGCTCGTCTTTGAATCAAATCGCAACTATCGGCCAGTTTCTTTAACTGTTCCGGTAGCATAGCTCGCGGCCAGTCGCTATGCGCTAGCAAATCGAGAAAATTTAACCCAGCCTCGATGACCTCAGCTGAAGAAATCACCGGAGTAGCTGCGAGAGCGAGCGGCGGCTTTTCCTTGGAAATTTCTACCCAATCCCGAAGCGTGTCGATGAAGCCCGACTGCTCCAGTGCCCGGAAAGTTATCTCATCCCGATCGGATTCAAAAAGAGTAGTGAACAGCTGCTTTTTCACAGCGATTGTTTCAACAACTCTTTCTTCAATTGTACCCCGGGTAACAAATTGAATATTCTGCACCGGCCGTTCTTGACCCAGGCGGTGAATCCGGGCAACCCGCTGTTCGAGTACGGCCGGGTTCCAGGGGAGTTCAAGTTGAATTACCGTGTCGGCCACTTGCAGGTTCAACCCCGTTCCACCGGCGTCGGTACTCAAAAACACTCGGCATTCCGGATCGGTCTGGAATCGCTCGAGAACCGCTTTGCGATCGGGGCCCGATAAGCCGCCGTGGAGAAGGGCGTACGGGATTCTGGCTTTTTCAAGCCGCTCGGCGCAGTGCCGAAGCATCTGCTCCCATTGGGAAAAGATGATCGTTTTGCGCCCCTCGCCCGCGATGAGCTCTGGCAATAGCTCTTCGAGTTCGTCCAGCTTAGGAGAGATATCCTGCGTCGGGTCGATCAGCCGGGTACTGTCGCACACCAATCGCATATAAGCTATGCAAGCGAGAATGCGTTTGCGGTCGATTTCCGTACGAGAGTTCTTCTGGAGCAACCGGATGAGGGTTGTTCGCTGTTCTTCATAAGGGACTTTTTGTTCCTCCGCCAGGTCGACGCGGATGGTCGTATCGATTCGCGGCGGCAACTCCTTCAGAACCTCGGCCCGTGTTCTTCGAAGGAGAATCGGTCGAAGTTTTTCGCGGAGAGCTTCGAGATTTTTATATCCGACCAATTCC
The genomic region above belongs to Telmatocola sphagniphila and contains:
- a CDS encoding purple acid phosphatase family protein, which codes for MFPASRRQFLGTSLTGLTASTFLGSDAFHRARADDPTFTPNTLFLTWQRDPTTTMTIQWVGVRGETADTNIYYHALNSTNLGPVQYFAQSPVLKPYPMTDYKIFRAELTGLKPGTDYQFFIGKQSPSYRFRTMPAKANDTISFISGGDCGVNEHTIANNIQAARQDPMFAIVGGDLGYDNGRSVDISLAFLRNYSKHMIGRDGRLIPLIAGIGNHEVANGGYGQKREQAPFFYALFDGLYPETGYASLDFGDYLSLILLDTGHTSAIGGEQADWLESTLRARQDSPNVFAINHVPSYPSFRKMEGEPAKIGKPPLAGTGEENRKYWVPLFERFRVPVVLEHHDHTFKRTKPLINGLYDANGVLYLGDGSWGRLRNPNSPDKLHHLAVASRDYHLSLHRIQGDERFHLALDENGRVMDVSRTGQRKQGLVRASG